Proteins from a single region of Mytilus trossulus isolate FHL-02 chromosome 2, PNRI_Mtr1.1.1.hap1, whole genome shotgun sequence:
- the LOC134707161 gene encoding serine/arginine-rich splicing factor 4-like isoform X2 has translation MTEAKEDITKLKKNFMQVYGMDYVNASRILKTKYQRSKNKDGLTLAERIKMGRYGSGQGQYEMERNDSAFESVDIDYGELDDEKRTPTPEPTRSPPKEQAMDQTPRGSRQRPVRGDSRRSLSETPPLPPIKQNPDTPRLERKNNPNQDSPGRSSSQVKQRQVLPPIKGNGGSSGSYSVEDDPSRDNVTRPRDDRQFDPDIGVGVMVIGTQNPRPRSQERSSMKRSRSRSPKNIIIHNHTSRQRSNERSRSRSRERRRSRSRSPEINVNVINTRSRSSSRNRRRSRSSSSRRRRKSRSRTRSKDKRHIVIVNRSNSRDRHSRRHSRSRSKSRSTSRRRRTRSRSSSVDVKIVNASRRRKSRSRSSSRGRRKTRSHSREKKIIVHKGRSRSPSRGRKRISSSPRKRSSSRGRSHERRHSSRSRSRSLSFDINSKKNRHRNNSSPDRTHSRDKGKQPLKKKEMNRKHSTSRSPSPDRRRRSPSPIRAVAAAARPREAARAETSEKARSGNPQSSSHKSNDQRLPSSLAKELNSPSRRSAPSDTKYPSNNKPSRGSKTGKNDDEMKGIIEQLDQLADYNLNSIMGKSKDSSKPKVDEKVIKEYLGDNYQKKMDKFLHS, from the exons cCAAAGAGGATATAACTAAGTTGAAGAAGAATTTTATGCAAGTTTATGGTATGGACTATGTAAATGCAAGCCGTATACTTAAAACCAAATATCAGCGCAGCAAGAACAAAGATGGACTCACATTAGCAGAGAGAATTAAAATGGGTCGTTATGGCAGTGGA CAAGGTCAGTATGAAATGGAAAGAAATGACAGTGCTTTTGAAAGTGTTGATATAGATTATGGTGAACTAGACGACGAAAAGAGAACTCCAACACCGGAACCTACACGATCTCCGCCTAAg GAACAGGCCATGGATCAAACACCAAGGGGAAGTCGT CAACGTCCTGTTAGAGGTGATTCTAGACGGTCACTGTCAGAAACTCCTCCACTGCCTCCCATAAAACAAAATCCCGACACTCCAAGATTAGAGAGAAAGAATAATCCAAATCAAGATTCACCTGGAAGATCCAGCAGTCAGGTAAAACAGCGACAAGTACTGCCTCCAATAAAGGGAAATGGAGGTTCATCTGGTAGTTATTCTGTTGAGGACGATCCGTCACGTGATAATGTCACACGTCCTAGAGATGATCGTCAATTTGATCCAGATATCGGCGTTGGTGTCATGGTCATAGGAACACAAAACCCAAGGCCAAGGTCCCAAGAACGAAGTTCAATGAAACGTTCAAGGTCTAGATCgcctaaaaatattattatacataatCATACATCTAGACAAAGGTCTAATGAGAGATCTAGATCACGTTCACGCGAACGAAGAAGATCTCGATCCAGATCACCTGAAATCAATGTTAACGTTATAAACACGCGATCTAGATCAAGTTCAAGAAATCGTCGCAGATCCAGAAGTTCGTCTTCAAGACGACGTCGTAAATCACGGTCGCGCACAAGATCAAAAGATAAGCGTCATATTGTTATTGTCAATAGATCTAATAGTAGGGATAGACATAGCAGACGCCACTCGAGAAGTCGAAGTAAAAGTCGTTCAACTTCTCGACGACGAAGAACACGTAGTCGAAGTAGTTCTGTTGATGTCAAAATAGTAAACGCATCAAGACGTCGTAAATCACGATCAAG GTCATCGTCAAGAGGACGAAGGAAAACAAGATCACATTCTCGCgaaaagaaaattattgttCATAAAGGGCGTTCCCGTTCACCTTCAAGAGGTAGAAAGAGAATAAGCTCGAGTCCTAGAAAACGATCATCGTCTCGTGGAAGATCTCATGAAAGGAGACATTCATCCAGGTCAAGAAGCCGATCTCTTAGCTTCgatataaatagtaaaaaaaatagacacCGAAATAATTCTAGTCCAGATCGAACGCATTCGAGAGATAAAGGAAAGCAACCTCTTAAGAAGAAGGAAATGAACAGGAAGCATTCAACTAGCAGGTCGCCATCTCCAGATCGACGACGCAGAAGTCCATCACCTATTAGAGCAGTTGCAGCCGCAGCGAGACCAAGAGAAGCTGCACGAGCAGAGACAAGCGAAAAAGCACGATCGGGCAATCCCCAATCGTCTTCACATAAATCGAATGACCAACGACTGCCATCGTCTTTAGCAAAAGAATTAAATTCTCCTTCGAGACGATCAGCGCCATCTGACACAAAATATCCATCGAACAATAAACCTTCTCGTGGttcaaaaacaggaaaaaatgaCGACGAAATGAAAGGAATAATAGAGCAGTTAGATCAGTTAGCAGACTATAACCTTAACTCTATTATGGGTAAATCAAAGGATTCTTCGAAGCCTAAAGTAGatgaaaaagttatcaaagaatatttaggagataactaccagaaaaaaatggacaaatttTTACATAGTTAG
- the LOC134707161 gene encoding protein SON-like isoform X1 → MTEAKEDITKLKKNFMQVYGMDYVNASRILKTKYQRSKNKDGLTLAERIKMGRYGSGQGQYEMERNDSAFESVDIDYGELDDEKRTPTPEPTRSPPKEQAMDQTPRGSRQRPVRGDSRRSLSETPPLPPIKQNPDTPRLERKNNPNQDSPGRSSSQVKQRQVLPPIKGNGGSSGSYSVEDDPSRDNVTRPRDDRQFDPDIGVGVMVIGTQNPRPRSQERSSMKRSRSRSPKNIIIHNHTSRQRSNERSRSRSRERRRSRSRSPEINVNVINTRSRSSSRNRRRSRSSSSRRRRKSRSRTRSKDKRHIVIVNRSNSRDRHSRRHSRSRSKSRSTSRRRRTRSRSSSVDVKIVNASRRRKSRSRSSSRGRRRSRSRSSSRGRRKTRSHSREKKIIVHKGRSRSPSRGRKRISSSPRKRSSSRGRSHERRHSSRSRSRSLSFDINSKKNRHRNNSSPDRTHSRDKGKQPLKKKEMNRKHSTSRSPSPDRRRRSPSPIRAVAAAARPREAARAETSEKARSGNPQSSSHKSNDQRLPSSLAKELNSPSRRSAPSDTKYPSNNKPSRGSKTGKNDDEMKGIIEQLDQLADYNLNSIMGKSKDSSKPKVDEKVIKEYLGDNYQKKMDKFLHS, encoded by the exons cCAAAGAGGATATAACTAAGTTGAAGAAGAATTTTATGCAAGTTTATGGTATGGACTATGTAAATGCAAGCCGTATACTTAAAACCAAATATCAGCGCAGCAAGAACAAAGATGGACTCACATTAGCAGAGAGAATTAAAATGGGTCGTTATGGCAGTGGA CAAGGTCAGTATGAAATGGAAAGAAATGACAGTGCTTTTGAAAGTGTTGATATAGATTATGGTGAACTAGACGACGAAAAGAGAACTCCAACACCGGAACCTACACGATCTCCGCCTAAg GAACAGGCCATGGATCAAACACCAAGGGGAAGTCGT CAACGTCCTGTTAGAGGTGATTCTAGACGGTCACTGTCAGAAACTCCTCCACTGCCTCCCATAAAACAAAATCCCGACACTCCAAGATTAGAGAGAAAGAATAATCCAAATCAAGATTCACCTGGAAGATCCAGCAGTCAGGTAAAACAGCGACAAGTACTGCCTCCAATAAAGGGAAATGGAGGTTCATCTGGTAGTTATTCTGTTGAGGACGATCCGTCACGTGATAATGTCACACGTCCTAGAGATGATCGTCAATTTGATCCAGATATCGGCGTTGGTGTCATGGTCATAGGAACACAAAACCCAAGGCCAAGGTCCCAAGAACGAAGTTCAATGAAACGTTCAAGGTCTAGATCgcctaaaaatattattatacataatCATACATCTAGACAAAGGTCTAATGAGAGATCTAGATCACGTTCACGCGAACGAAGAAGATCTCGATCCAGATCACCTGAAATCAATGTTAACGTTATAAACACGCGATCTAGATCAAGTTCAAGAAATCGTCGCAGATCCAGAAGTTCGTCTTCAAGACGACGTCGTAAATCACGGTCGCGCACAAGATCAAAAGATAAGCGTCATATTGTTATTGTCAATAGATCTAATAGTAGGGATAGACATAGCAGACGCCACTCGAGAAGTCGAAGTAAAAGTCGTTCAACTTCTCGACGACGAAGAACACGTAGTCGAAGTAGTTCTGTTGATGTCAAAATAGTAAACGCATCAAGACGTCGTAAATCACGATCAAGGTCATCGTCTAGGGGACGAAGGAGATCACGATCAAGGTCATCGTCAAGAGGACGAAGGAAAACAAGATCACATTCTCGCgaaaagaaaattattgttCATAAAGGGCGTTCCCGTTCACCTTCAAGAGGTAGAAAGAGAATAAGCTCGAGTCCTAGAAAACGATCATCGTCTCGTGGAAGATCTCATGAAAGGAGACATTCATCCAGGTCAAGAAGCCGATCTCTTAGCTTCgatataaatagtaaaaaaaatagacacCGAAATAATTCTAGTCCAGATCGAACGCATTCGAGAGATAAAGGAAAGCAACCTCTTAAGAAGAAGGAAATGAACAGGAAGCATTCAACTAGCAGGTCGCCATCTCCAGATCGACGACGCAGAAGTCCATCACCTATTAGAGCAGTTGCAGCCGCAGCGAGACCAAGAGAAGCTGCACGAGCAGAGACAAGCGAAAAAGCACGATCGGGCAATCCCCAATCGTCTTCACATAAATCGAATGACCAACGACTGCCATCGTCTTTAGCAAAAGAATTAAATTCTCCTTCGAGACGATCAGCGCCATCTGACACAAAATATCCATCGAACAATAAACCTTCTCGTGGttcaaaaacaggaaaaaatgaCGACGAAATGAAAGGAATAATAGAGCAGTTAGATCAGTTAGCAGACTATAACCTTAACTCTATTATGGGTAAATCAAAGGATTCTTCGAAGCCTAAAGTAGatgaaaaagttatcaaagaatatttaggagataactaccagaaaaaaatggacaaatttTTACATAGTTAG
- the LOC134707161 gene encoding splicing regulatory glutamine/lysine-rich protein 1-like isoform X3: MQVYGMDYVNASRILKTKYQRSKNKDGLTLAERIKMGRYGSGQGQYEMERNDSAFESVDIDYGELDDEKRTPTPEPTRSPPKEQAMDQTPRGSRQRPVRGDSRRSLSETPPLPPIKQNPDTPRLERKNNPNQDSPGRSSSQVKQRQVLPPIKGNGGSSGSYSVEDDPSRDNVTRPRDDRQFDPDIGVGVMVIGTQNPRPRSQERSSMKRSRSRSPKNIIIHNHTSRQRSNERSRSRSRERRRSRSRSPEINVNVINTRSRSSSRNRRRSRSSSSRRRRKSRSRTRSKDKRHIVIVNRSNSRDRHSRRHSRSRSKSRSTSRRRRTRSRSSSVDVKIVNASRRRKSRSRSSSRGRRRSRSRSSSRGRRKTRSHSREKKIIVHKGRSRSPSRGRKRISSSPRKRSSSRGRSHERRHSSRSRSRSLSFDINSKKNRHRNNSSPDRTHSRDKGKQPLKKKEMNRKHSTSRSPSPDRRRRSPSPIRAVAAAARPREAARAETSEKARSGNPQSSSHKSNDQRLPSSLAKELNSPSRRSAPSDTKYPSNNKPSRGSKTGKNDDEMKGIIEQLDQLADYNLNSIMGKSKDSSKPKVDEKVIKEYLGDNYQKKMDKFLHS, encoded by the exons ATGCAAGTTTATGGTATGGACTATGTAAATGCAAGCCGTATACTTAAAACCAAATATCAGCGCAGCAAGAACAAAGATGGACTCACATTAGCAGAGAGAATTAAAATGGGTCGTTATGGCAGTGGA CAAGGTCAGTATGAAATGGAAAGAAATGACAGTGCTTTTGAAAGTGTTGATATAGATTATGGTGAACTAGACGACGAAAAGAGAACTCCAACACCGGAACCTACACGATCTCCGCCTAAg GAACAGGCCATGGATCAAACACCAAGGGGAAGTCGT CAACGTCCTGTTAGAGGTGATTCTAGACGGTCACTGTCAGAAACTCCTCCACTGCCTCCCATAAAACAAAATCCCGACACTCCAAGATTAGAGAGAAAGAATAATCCAAATCAAGATTCACCTGGAAGATCCAGCAGTCAGGTAAAACAGCGACAAGTACTGCCTCCAATAAAGGGAAATGGAGGTTCATCTGGTAGTTATTCTGTTGAGGACGATCCGTCACGTGATAATGTCACACGTCCTAGAGATGATCGTCAATTTGATCCAGATATCGGCGTTGGTGTCATGGTCATAGGAACACAAAACCCAAGGCCAAGGTCCCAAGAACGAAGTTCAATGAAACGTTCAAGGTCTAGATCgcctaaaaatattattatacataatCATACATCTAGACAAAGGTCTAATGAGAGATCTAGATCACGTTCACGCGAACGAAGAAGATCTCGATCCAGATCACCTGAAATCAATGTTAACGTTATAAACACGCGATCTAGATCAAGTTCAAGAAATCGTCGCAGATCCAGAAGTTCGTCTTCAAGACGACGTCGTAAATCACGGTCGCGCACAAGATCAAAAGATAAGCGTCATATTGTTATTGTCAATAGATCTAATAGTAGGGATAGACATAGCAGACGCCACTCGAGAAGTCGAAGTAAAAGTCGTTCAACTTCTCGACGACGAAGAACACGTAGTCGAAGTAGTTCTGTTGATGTCAAAATAGTAAACGCATCAAGACGTCGTAAATCACGATCAAGGTCATCGTCTAGGGGACGAAGGAGATCACGATCAAGGTCATCGTCAAGAGGACGAAGGAAAACAAGATCACATTCTCGCgaaaagaaaattattgttCATAAAGGGCGTTCCCGTTCACCTTCAAGAGGTAGAAAGAGAATAAGCTCGAGTCCTAGAAAACGATCATCGTCTCGTGGAAGATCTCATGAAAGGAGACATTCATCCAGGTCAAGAAGCCGATCTCTTAGCTTCgatataaatagtaaaaaaaatagacacCGAAATAATTCTAGTCCAGATCGAACGCATTCGAGAGATAAAGGAAAGCAACCTCTTAAGAAGAAGGAAATGAACAGGAAGCATTCAACTAGCAGGTCGCCATCTCCAGATCGACGACGCAGAAGTCCATCACCTATTAGAGCAGTTGCAGCCGCAGCGAGACCAAGAGAAGCTGCACGAGCAGAGACAAGCGAAAAAGCACGATCGGGCAATCCCCAATCGTCTTCACATAAATCGAATGACCAACGACTGCCATCGTCTTTAGCAAAAGAATTAAATTCTCCTTCGAGACGATCAGCGCCATCTGACACAAAATATCCATCGAACAATAAACCTTCTCGTGGttcaaaaacaggaaaaaatgaCGACGAAATGAAAGGAATAATAGAGCAGTTAGATCAGTTAGCAGACTATAACCTTAACTCTATTATGGGTAAATCAAAGGATTCTTCGAAGCCTAAAGTAGatgaaaaagttatcaaagaatatttaggagataactaccagaaaaaaatggacaaatttTTACATAGTTAG
- the LOC134707161 gene encoding serine/arginine-rich splicing factor 4-like isoform X4, whose protein sequence is MERNDSAFESVDIDYGELDDEKRTPTPEPTRSPPKEQAMDQTPRGSRQRPVRGDSRRSLSETPPLPPIKQNPDTPRLERKNNPNQDSPGRSSSQVKQRQVLPPIKGNGGSSGSYSVEDDPSRDNVTRPRDDRQFDPDIGVGVMVIGTQNPRPRSQERSSMKRSRSRSPKNIIIHNHTSRQRSNERSRSRSRERRRSRSRSPEINVNVINTRSRSSSRNRRRSRSSSSRRRRKSRSRTRSKDKRHIVIVNRSNSRDRHSRRHSRSRSKSRSTSRRRRTRSRSSSVDVKIVNASRRRKSRSRSSSRGRRRSRSRSSSRGRRKTRSHSREKKIIVHKGRSRSPSRGRKRISSSPRKRSSSRGRSHERRHSSRSRSRSLSFDINSKKNRHRNNSSPDRTHSRDKGKQPLKKKEMNRKHSTSRSPSPDRRRRSPSPIRAVAAAARPREAARAETSEKARSGNPQSSSHKSNDQRLPSSLAKELNSPSRRSAPSDTKYPSNNKPSRGSKTGKNDDEMKGIIEQLDQLADYNLNSIMGKSKDSSKPKVDEKVIKEYLGDNYQKKMDKFLHS, encoded by the exons ATGGAAAGAAATGACAGTGCTTTTGAAAGTGTTGATATAGATTATGGTGAACTAGACGACGAAAAGAGAACTCCAACACCGGAACCTACACGATCTCCGCCTAAg GAACAGGCCATGGATCAAACACCAAGGGGAAGTCGT CAACGTCCTGTTAGAGGTGATTCTAGACGGTCACTGTCAGAAACTCCTCCACTGCCTCCCATAAAACAAAATCCCGACACTCCAAGATTAGAGAGAAAGAATAATCCAAATCAAGATTCACCTGGAAGATCCAGCAGTCAGGTAAAACAGCGACAAGTACTGCCTCCAATAAAGGGAAATGGAGGTTCATCTGGTAGTTATTCTGTTGAGGACGATCCGTCACGTGATAATGTCACACGTCCTAGAGATGATCGTCAATTTGATCCAGATATCGGCGTTGGTGTCATGGTCATAGGAACACAAAACCCAAGGCCAAGGTCCCAAGAACGAAGTTCAATGAAACGTTCAAGGTCTAGATCgcctaaaaatattattatacataatCATACATCTAGACAAAGGTCTAATGAGAGATCTAGATCACGTTCACGCGAACGAAGAAGATCTCGATCCAGATCACCTGAAATCAATGTTAACGTTATAAACACGCGATCTAGATCAAGTTCAAGAAATCGTCGCAGATCCAGAAGTTCGTCTTCAAGACGACGTCGTAAATCACGGTCGCGCACAAGATCAAAAGATAAGCGTCATATTGTTATTGTCAATAGATCTAATAGTAGGGATAGACATAGCAGACGCCACTCGAGAAGTCGAAGTAAAAGTCGTTCAACTTCTCGACGACGAAGAACACGTAGTCGAAGTAGTTCTGTTGATGTCAAAATAGTAAACGCATCAAGACGTCGTAAATCACGATCAAGGTCATCGTCTAGGGGACGAAGGAGATCACGATCAAGGTCATCGTCAAGAGGACGAAGGAAAACAAGATCACATTCTCGCgaaaagaaaattattgttCATAAAGGGCGTTCCCGTTCACCTTCAAGAGGTAGAAAGAGAATAAGCTCGAGTCCTAGAAAACGATCATCGTCTCGTGGAAGATCTCATGAAAGGAGACATTCATCCAGGTCAAGAAGCCGATCTCTTAGCTTCgatataaatagtaaaaaaaatagacacCGAAATAATTCTAGTCCAGATCGAACGCATTCGAGAGATAAAGGAAAGCAACCTCTTAAGAAGAAGGAAATGAACAGGAAGCATTCAACTAGCAGGTCGCCATCTCCAGATCGACGACGCAGAAGTCCATCACCTATTAGAGCAGTTGCAGCCGCAGCGAGACCAAGAGAAGCTGCACGAGCAGAGACAAGCGAAAAAGCACGATCGGGCAATCCCCAATCGTCTTCACATAAATCGAATGACCAACGACTGCCATCGTCTTTAGCAAAAGAATTAAATTCTCCTTCGAGACGATCAGCGCCATCTGACACAAAATATCCATCGAACAATAAACCTTCTCGTGGttcaaaaacaggaaaaaatgaCGACGAAATGAAAGGAATAATAGAGCAGTTAGATCAGTTAGCAGACTATAACCTTAACTCTATTATGGGTAAATCAAAGGATTCTTCGAAGCCTAAAGTAGatgaaaaagttatcaaagaatatttaggagataactaccagaaaaaaatggacaaatttTTACATAGTTAG